A portion of the Geitlerinema sp. PCC 9228 genome contains these proteins:
- a CDS encoding DUF4347 domain-containing protein, producing MVPKFPYSQQCSPIKLIFCWLPSHFIDPAVEDHQTLMAGLVPGTQAVLLDAKQNGIEQISEILQYHSQLQAIHIIAHGSPGCIYLGNSVLNRHTLPRYQKQLQGWQSALAEDADILLYGCRVAGVTRNASFLEKLATFTQANIAASTSI from the coding sequence ATTGTCCCAAAGTTTCCCTACTCGCAGCAATGTTCCCCCATCAAACTCATCTTCTGCTGGTTACCAAGCCATTTTATTGACCCAGCCGTAGAAGACCATCAAACCTTGATGGCAGGTTTGGTTCCCGGAACCCAAGCCGTCTTGCTGGATGCCAAGCAGAATGGTATCGAACAAATTAGCGAAATCCTACAATATCACAGCCAGCTACAAGCGATTCACATTATCGCTCACGGTTCCCCTGGTTGCATTTATTTAGGCAACAGCGTTCTCAATCGCCACACCCTCCCTCGCTACCAAAAGCAATTGCAAGGTTGGCAGTCGGCATTAGCGGAAGATGCCGATATCTTGCTGTACGGCTGTCGAGTAGCTGGAGTAACTCGCAATGCTTCCTTTTTAGAGAAACTAGCCACTTTCACCCAAGCTAATATTGCCGCCAGTACCAGCATATAA